Proteins encoded by one window of Streptomyces sp. NBC_01477:
- the sucC gene encoding ADP-forming succinate--CoA ligase subunit beta: MDLFEYQARDLFAKHGVPVLAGEVIDKPEAARAAAERLGGRAVVKAQVKVGGRGKAGGVKLAADPADAVAKAEAILGMDIKGHTVQKVMLAETADIKEEYYVSFLLDRTNRTFLAMASVEGGVEIEVVAEENPDALAKVAVDALEGVTPQKAAEIVAAAKFPADIADQVADVLQQLWTVFIKEDALLVEVNPLVKTGEGKIVALDGKVSLDENAAFRQPEHEALEDKAAANPLEAKAKAKGLNYVKLDGQVGIIGNGAGLVMSTLDVVAYAGEAHGGVKPANFLDIGGGASAEVMANGLEIILGDPDVRSVFVNVFGGITACDEVANGIVQALELLKSKGEEVTKPLVVRLDGNNAELGRKILSDANHPLVQRVDTMDGAADKAAELAAK; the protein is encoded by the coding sequence GTGGACCTGTTCGAGTATCAGGCGAGGGATCTCTTCGCCAAGCACGGTGTACCGGTGCTGGCCGGTGAAGTCATCGACAAGCCTGAAGCGGCACGCGCGGCGGCGGAGCGACTCGGCGGCCGAGCGGTCGTCAAGGCGCAGGTCAAGGTAGGCGGCCGCGGCAAGGCCGGCGGCGTGAAGCTGGCCGCTGACCCGGCCGACGCGGTGGCCAAGGCCGAGGCCATCCTCGGTATGGACATCAAGGGCCACACCGTCCAGAAGGTGATGCTCGCCGAGACCGCGGACATCAAGGAGGAGTACTACGTCTCCTTCCTGCTGGACCGCACCAACCGCACCTTCCTGGCCATGGCGTCGGTCGAGGGCGGCGTCGAGATCGAGGTCGTCGCCGAGGAGAACCCGGACGCGCTCGCCAAGGTCGCGGTGGACGCCCTGGAGGGCGTGACCCCGCAGAAGGCCGCCGAGATCGTCGCCGCGGCGAAGTTCCCGGCCGACATCGCCGACCAGGTCGCCGATGTGCTCCAGCAGCTGTGGACCGTCTTCATCAAGGAAGACGCCCTGCTGGTCGAGGTCAACCCGCTGGTCAAGACCGGCGAGGGCAAGATCGTCGCGCTCGACGGCAAGGTCTCGCTCGACGAGAACGCCGCCTTCCGGCAGCCCGAGCACGAGGCGCTGGAGGACAAGGCCGCCGCCAACCCGCTGGAGGCCAAGGCCAAGGCCAAGGGCCTCAACTACGTCAAGCTCGACGGCCAGGTCGGCATCATCGGCAATGGCGCGGGCCTGGTCATGTCCACCCTCGACGTCGTCGCCTACGCCGGTGAGGCGCACGGCGGCGTCAAGCCCGCCAACTTCCTGGACATCGGCGGCGGCGCCTCCGCCGAGGTCATGGCCAACGGCCTGGAGATCATCCTCGGCGACCCGGACGTGCGCTCGGTGTTCGTCAACGTCTTCGGCGGCATCACCGCCTGCGACGAGGTCGCCAACGGCATCGTGCAGGCGCTGGAACTGCTCAAGTCCAAGGGCGAGGAAGTCACCAAGCCGCTGGTCGTACGCCTGGACGGCAACAACGCGGAGCTGGGTCGGAAGATCCTGTCCGACGCGAACCACCCCCTGGTCCAGCGGGTGGACACCATGGACGGCGCGGCCGACAAGGCCGCCGAGCTGGCCGCGAAGTAA
- a CDS encoding VWA domain-containing protein produces MTDTGGAASAGYADERLRRWRLVLGGGPASDGTGYELAGRDAAMDRTLTALYGSGGAGGQPGRAGERTAGLGGSAPQVARWLGDIRRYFPSSVVQVMQRDAIDRLGLSALLLEPEMLEAVEADVHLVGTLLSLNKAMPETTRETARAVVREVVDDLESRLATRTRATLTGALDRSAKVSRPRHRDIDWDRTIRANLQHYLPEHGTVVPQRLIGYGRADRSVKKDVVLCIDQSGSMAASVVYASVFGAVLASMRSINTRLVVFDTAVVDLTEQLDDPVDVLFGTQLGGGTDINRALAYCQSLITRPAESVVVLISDLYEGGIRDEMLKRVAAMKASGVQFVALLALSDEGAPAYDREHAAALAALGAPAFACTPDLFPEVMAAAIEKRRIPIPEA; encoded by the coding sequence ATGACTGACACGGGGGGCGCCGCGAGCGCCGGGTACGCCGACGAGCGGCTGCGGCGCTGGCGGCTGGTGCTGGGCGGCGGCCCGGCGTCCGACGGCACGGGTTACGAGCTGGCGGGGCGTGACGCGGCGATGGACCGCACGCTCACCGCGCTGTACGGCTCGGGCGGCGCAGGCGGGCAGCCGGGCCGGGCCGGCGAGCGTACGGCCGGGCTCGGCGGGTCGGCGCCGCAGGTCGCCCGCTGGCTCGGCGACATCCGCCGGTATTTCCCCAGTTCCGTCGTCCAGGTCATGCAGCGGGACGCCATCGACCGGCTCGGGCTGTCGGCGCTGCTGCTGGAGCCCGAGATGCTGGAGGCGGTGGAGGCCGACGTCCACCTGGTCGGCACCCTGCTGTCGCTGAACAAGGCGATGCCCGAGACGACCCGGGAGACCGCGCGGGCCGTGGTCAGGGAGGTGGTCGACGACCTGGAGTCCCGGCTCGCGACCCGCACCCGGGCCACGCTGACCGGGGCGCTCGACCGGTCGGCGAAGGTCAGCAGGCCCCGACACCGCGACATCGACTGGGACCGCACCATCCGCGCCAACCTCCAGCACTATCTGCCCGAGCACGGCACGGTCGTCCCGCAGCGGCTGATCGGCTACGGCCGCGCGGACCGGTCGGTGAAGAAGGACGTGGTGCTGTGCATCGACCAGTCCGGGTCGATGGCCGCGTCCGTCGTCTACGCGTCGGTCTTCGGCGCGGTCCTCGCCTCGATGCGGTCCATCAACACCCGCCTCGTGGTCTTCGACACCGCGGTGGTGGACCTGACCGAGCAGCTGGACGACCCGGTCGACGTGCTGTTCGGCACCCAGCTCGGCGGCGGCACCGACATCAACCGGGCGCTGGCGTACTGCCAGTCGCTCATCACCCGTCCGGCGGAAAGCGTGGTCGTACTGATCAGCGACCTCTACGAGGGCGGCATCCGGGACGAGATGCTGAAAAGGGTGGCCGCGATGAAGGCGTCGGGAGTGCAGTTCGTGGCGCTGCTCGCACTGTCCGACGAGGGCGCCCCCGCCTACGACCGGGAGCACGCGGCAGCGCTGGCCGCGCTCGGCGCCCCCGCCTTCGCCTGCACGCCCGACCTCTTCCCCGAGGTGATGGCCGCCGCCATCGAGAAGCGCCGGATCCCGATACCCGAGGCGTGA